A window of the Helianthus annuus cultivar XRQ/B chromosome 4, HanXRQr2.0-SUNRISE, whole genome shotgun sequence genome harbors these coding sequences:
- the LOC110940379 gene encoding polyadenylate-binding protein-interacting protein 11 isoform X2, translating into MAVVENVRSINVVASDVDRSNDYNSHHQQQLKMTSLQSPPANGGVAGNGYNGGGGDGFKKEIRDLEEMLSKLNPMAEEFVPNQRPPLLTSSGSHFGYAAVNGFLGQTNNTAFTNATPTRRGNFAHGKRRMNSRTSMAQRDDVIKRTVYVSDIDQQVTEEQLAALFVNCGQVVDCRVCGDPNSVLHFAFIEFTDEEGARNALTLSGTMLGFYPVRVLPSKTAIAPVNPTFLPQSEDEREMCARTIYCTNIDKKVTQADVKLFFESLCGEVYRLRLLGDYNHFTRIAFVEFVMAESAIAALNCSGAVLGSLPIRVSPSKTPVRPRAARPTMH; encoded by the exons ATGGCTGTTGTTGAAAATGTTCGGAGTATCAACGTTGTTGCATCAGATGTCGATCGATCAAATGATTACAACAGCCACCATCAGCAACAGCTGAAGATGACGTCACTGCAGTCGCCGCCGGCGAACGGTGGCGTCGCCGGAAACGGTTACAACGGCGGTGGTGGAGATGGGTTTAAGAAAGAAATTAGGGATTTGGAAGAAATGTTGTCAAAACTTAACCCTATGGCTGAAGAATTTGTCCCTAATCAAAGACCTCCGTTGCTGACGTCATCTGGTTCTCATTTTGGTTATGCTGCTGTTAATGGTTTCTTGGGTCAAACTAACAACACTGCTTTTACTAATGCCACTCCCACAAGAAGg GGGAATTTTGCTCATGGAAAGCGAAGGATGAACAGCAGAACTAGCATGGCACAACGGGACGATGTGATTAAAAGAACAGTTTATGTGTCTGATATTGATCAGCAG GTAACTGAAGAACAGCTTGCTGCTCTCTTTGTTAACTGTGGGCAG GTTGTGGATTGTCGTGTATGTGGTGACCCTAATTCCGTTCTTCATTTTGCATTTATAGAATTTACTGATGAGG AAGGTGCAAGGAATGCATTGACTCTTAGTGGAACAATGCTCGGGTTCTACCCTGTTAGGGTTCTGCCTTCGAAAACCGCAATTGCACCAGTAAATCCAACTTTTCTACCCCAG TCTGAAGACGAAAGGGAAATGTGTGCAAGAACCATTTACTGCACTAACATCGATAAGAAG GTCACTCAGGCAGATGTCAAACTCTTCTTTGAATCACTCTGTGGCGAG GTTTATCGCTTGAGGTTGCTTGGGGATTATAATCATTTCACTCGCATCGCCTTTGTTGAGTTTGTGATG GCCGAGAGTGCAATTGCAGCTCTGAACTGTAGTGGCGCTGTGCTGGGATCGTTGCCAATAAG GGTGAGCCCTTCAAAGACACCAGTTAGGCCACGTGCAGCCCGTCCTACTATGCACTGA
- the LOC110942992 gene encoding uncharacterized protein LOC110942992 produces MKNDTTAYRAWTTLQNIFLDNQESRTIDLQNKFANTRLDQFPNMSAYCQAMKLMFDQLTSLGSTTTEKQLVMQILTGLNDQYENIALILQQTVPLPYFYNTRSRLCQVEERKTAQANISGQAMGTALTTTPDTSNRTTNNTRDRSRGDTYDRRGDTYDRWGRGRGPGRHGRGSFGRGRFNNSDNYYSGAPWHAPPWAGPHTPWNQWPTTPPCPYPSAQTQQPNTPNPVTCSRRYTQI; encoded by the coding sequence ATGAAGAACGACACCACCGCTTACAGAGCGTGGACCACCCTACAAAACATCTTCCTTGACAACCAAGAATCCCGCACCATTGACCTTCAAAACAAATTTGCCAATACCCGTCTTGACCAATTTCCCAACATGTCCGCCTATTGCCAAGCCATGAAACTCATGTTCGACCAACTCACCAGTCTTGGTTCCACCACCACCGAAAAGCAACTTGTCATGCAAATCCTTACCGGCCTAAACGATCAATACGAAAACATTGCTCTCATTCTACAACAAACTGTCCCCTTACCATATTTTTACAACACCCGTTCTCGTCTTTGCCAAGTTGAGGAACGAAAAACGGCTCAAGCAAACATTTCGGGACAAGCTATGGGTACCGCACTAACCACCACACCGGACACCTCCAATCGCACCACCAATAATACTCGTGACCGATCCCGTGGTGATACCTATGACCGCCGTGGTGATACCTATGACCGCTGGGGACGCGGACGTGGCCCGGGTCGCCATGGCCGCGGTTCCTTCGGCCGAGGTCGGTTCAACAACAGCGACAACTATTACAGTGGGGCTCCATGGCATGCACCTCCTTGGGCCGGCCCACATACACCTTGGAATCAATGGCCTACAACACCACCATGTCCCTATCCCTCGGCCCAAACCCAACAGCCCAACACACCAAACCCGGTGACGTGCAGTcgtaggtacacgcaaatttaa
- the LOC110940379 gene encoding polyadenylate-binding protein-interacting protein 11 isoform X1, whose translation MAVVENVRSINVVASDVDRSNDYNSHHQQQLKMTSLQSPPANGGVAGNGYNGGGGDGFKKEIRDLEEMLSKLNPMAEEFVPNQRPPLLTSSGSHFGYAAVNGFLGQTNNTAFTNATPTRRKGNFAHGKRRMNSRTSMAQRDDVIKRTVYVSDIDQQVTEEQLAALFVNCGQVVDCRVCGDPNSVLHFAFIEFTDEEGARNALTLSGTMLGFYPVRVLPSKTAIAPVNPTFLPQSEDEREMCARTIYCTNIDKKVTQADVKLFFESLCGEVYRLRLLGDYNHFTRIAFVEFVMAESAIAALNCSGAVLGSLPIRVSPSKTPVRPRAARPTMH comes from the exons ATGGCTGTTGTTGAAAATGTTCGGAGTATCAACGTTGTTGCATCAGATGTCGATCGATCAAATGATTACAACAGCCACCATCAGCAACAGCTGAAGATGACGTCACTGCAGTCGCCGCCGGCGAACGGTGGCGTCGCCGGAAACGGTTACAACGGCGGTGGTGGAGATGGGTTTAAGAAAGAAATTAGGGATTTGGAAGAAATGTTGTCAAAACTTAACCCTATGGCTGAAGAATTTGTCCCTAATCAAAGACCTCCGTTGCTGACGTCATCTGGTTCTCATTTTGGTTATGCTGCTGTTAATGGTTTCTTGGGTCAAACTAACAACACTGCTTTTACTAATGCCACTCCCACAAGAAGg AAGGGGAATTTTGCTCATGGAAAGCGAAGGATGAACAGCAGAACTAGCATGGCACAACGGGACGATGTGATTAAAAGAACAGTTTATGTGTCTGATATTGATCAGCAG GTAACTGAAGAACAGCTTGCTGCTCTCTTTGTTAACTGTGGGCAG GTTGTGGATTGTCGTGTATGTGGTGACCCTAATTCCGTTCTTCATTTTGCATTTATAGAATTTACTGATGAGG AAGGTGCAAGGAATGCATTGACTCTTAGTGGAACAATGCTCGGGTTCTACCCTGTTAGGGTTCTGCCTTCGAAAACCGCAATTGCACCAGTAAATCCAACTTTTCTACCCCAG TCTGAAGACGAAAGGGAAATGTGTGCAAGAACCATTTACTGCACTAACATCGATAAGAAG GTCACTCAGGCAGATGTCAAACTCTTCTTTGAATCACTCTGTGGCGAG GTTTATCGCTTGAGGTTGCTTGGGGATTATAATCATTTCACTCGCATCGCCTTTGTTGAGTTTGTGATG GCCGAGAGTGCAATTGCAGCTCTGAACTGTAGTGGCGCTGTGCTGGGATCGTTGCCAATAAG GGTGAGCCCTTCAAAGACACCAGTTAGGCCACGTGCAGCCCGTCCTACTATGCACTGA